A genomic region of Halococcus hamelinensis 100A6 contains the following coding sequences:
- a CDS encoding zinc ribbon domain-containing protein, protein METRSKKRPWLAAVLGAAVPALGHLYLRRWLRALGWIGLTLLSTAFVPDATLDALLSGGSFAWFDATPLLVVSALSVFDAYRIAVVDNYLLQLRTGTADGEIAVCPECGRDVDDDLAFCRWCAEPLDEPGSGPTQ, encoded by the coding sequence ATGGAAACCCGCTCGAAGAAACGGCCGTGGCTCGCGGCGGTCCTCGGGGCGGCGGTGCCCGCGCTCGGCCACCTCTACCTCCGTCGCTGGCTCCGTGCGCTCGGCTGGATCGGGCTGACGCTGCTCTCGACCGCGTTCGTCCCCGACGCGACGCTCGACGCGCTGCTGTCGGGCGGTTCGTTCGCGTGGTTCGACGCCACACCCCTCCTCGTCGTGAGCGCGCTCAGCGTGTTCGACGCCTACCGGATCGCGGTCGTCGACAACTACCTGCTTCAGCTCCGAACTGGCACCGCCGACGGTGAGATAGCGGTCTGCCCCGAGTGTGGGCGGGACGTCGACGACGACCTCGCGTTCTGTCGGTGGTGTGCCGAACCACTCGACGAGCCGGGTTCCGGACCGACTCAGTGA
- a CDS encoding S66 family peptidase, whose protein sequence is MTKRIYPPALTSGDTVAFLATSHAAPEGAVEIAADRLRSFGLDVELFETARRDSAWLREHPRARAEDLHRAFADDGIAGIVSVMGGNTAHQILPHLDTGLIREHPTRFFGGSDNTHLHLVCCAAGVVSFYGGQAFPDLATDAEMHPYTRETVERALFETPFGELSPSESWTDEYDDIHDPEPRAWFSAPEWYWHGDGRVEGTVVGGCFEMLETQLMLDDSPFPAVVEPGDVLAVETSGETPLPAEIERFFGVLGERGLLDSLGGLVVGKPETPGGPLEERTAYRHEQRETITRSLEAYDADLPVVFDLDFGHTVPVLPLALGAEMVVDADERTVELR, encoded by the coding sequence ATGACGAAGCGGATCTATCCGCCGGCGCTCACGTCCGGCGACACCGTCGCGTTCCTCGCGACCTCGCACGCCGCCCCCGAGGGTGCGGTCGAGATCGCCGCCGACCGGCTGCGGTCGTTCGGGCTCGACGTCGAGCTGTTCGAGACCGCGAGGCGGGATTCGGCGTGGCTCCGTGAGCACCCCCGAGCCCGTGCCGAGGACCTCCATCGCGCGTTCGCCGACGACGGTATCGCCGGCATCGTGTCGGTGATGGGCGGCAACACCGCCCACCAGATCCTCCCACACCTCGACACCGGCCTGATCCGCGAGCACCCGACGCGGTTCTTCGGCGGCAGCGACAACACCCACCTCCACCTCGTGTGCTGTGCCGCCGGCGTGGTCTCCTTCTACGGCGGGCAAGCGTTCCCCGACCTCGCGACGGACGCCGAGATGCATCCCTACACCCGCGAGACCGTCGAGCGCGCGCTGTTCGAGACGCCGTTCGGCGAGCTCTCGCCGTCCGAGTCGTGGACCGACGAGTACGACGACATCCACGACCCCGAGCCCCGGGCGTGGTTCTCGGCCCCCGAGTGGTACTGGCACGGCGACGGACGGGTCGAGGGGACGGTCGTCGGTGGCTGCTTCGAGATGCTCGAAACCCAGTTGATGCTCGACGACAGCCCCTTCCCGGCGGTCGTGGAGCCCGGCGACGTCCTCGCGGTCGAGACCTCGGGCGAGACGCCGTTGCCGGCGGAGATCGAGCGGTTCTTCGGCGTGCTCGGCGAGCGGGGGCTGCTCGACAGCCTCGGCGGCCTCGTGGTGGGCAAACCCGAGACCCCCGGCGGTCCGCTCGAAGAGCGCACCGCCTACCGACACGAACAGCGCGAGACGATCACGCGCTCGCTCGAGGCGTACGACGCGGACCTGCCGGTCGTCTTCGACCTGGATTTCGGCCACACCGTGCCGGTCCTCCCGCTGGCGCTCGGGGCGGAGATGGTGGTCGACGCCGACGAACGGACCGTCGAGCTACGGTGA
- a CDS encoding TetR/AcrR family transcriptional regulator — translation MAADGDVDQRSETQRAIVEATYAALQTHGYADLTIQTIADEFEKSKSLLYYHYDTKDGLLIDVLKDGLDRFATRNAVDPDATPREQLETFLDRSLPATLDDETRAFRLTIFELRSQAPMNEAYREQFARADRLLYETLVEILERGIETGDFRDVDPAYTTDLLLSLTDGGMTRHLVTSDDARVAARDTLDTYVESTLLAD, via the coding sequence ATGGCCGCAGACGGCGACGTCGACCAACGCTCGGAGACCCAGCGCGCCATCGTGGAGGCGACCTACGCCGCGCTCCAGACGCACGGGTACGCCGACCTCACGATCCAGACGATCGCCGACGAGTTCGAGAAGAGCAAGTCGTTGCTCTACTATCACTACGACACCAAGGACGGCCTCCTCATCGACGTGCTGAAGGACGGCCTCGACCGGTTCGCGACGAGGAACGCGGTCGACCCGGACGCCACCCCGCGCGAACAGCTCGAAACGTTCCTCGACCGGTCCCTGCCCGCGACGCTCGACGACGAGACGCGCGCGTTCCGGCTCACCATCTTCGAACTCCGCTCGCAGGCCCCGATGAACGAGGCCTACCGCGAACAGTTCGCCCGCGCCGACCGGCTGCTCTACGAGACCCTCGTCGAGATCCTCGAACGCGGTATCGAGACCGGCGACTTCCGGGACGTCGACCCGGCGTACACAACCGACCTCCTCCTCTCGCTCACCGACGGCGGCATGACGCGCCACCTCGTGACGTCGGACGACGCGAGGGTGGCGGCCCGCGACACCCTCGACACCTACGTCGAATCGACCCTCCTCGCGGACTGA
- the truA gene encoding tRNA pseudouridine(38-40) synthase TruA, with translation MRAFRVAYDGRPYHGFQRQPTVPTVEDTMFDALRELGVLDATADKPSGYAAAGRTDRRVSAVAQTVAFDAPDWLVPRALNSELPESVRAWAHADAPPGFHATHDAASRTYTYHLHAPAADVGRAGEACDRLAGEHDFHDLTTDDRNTVRALDVRVEPDGEFLVLTVRAGGFSRNLVRRVGALVRAVATGEAPLAKVDRVLAPEPLDGPEGIGPAPAAGLVLTDVEYPDLDFEVDEAAATSAREVFEGKRVAATTAARAAGEVGGRIG, from the coding sequence ATGCGCGCGTTCCGGGTGGCCTACGACGGCCGGCCCTACCACGGGTTCCAGCGCCAGCCGACGGTCCCGACGGTCGAGGACACGATGTTCGATGCGCTCCGCGAACTCGGCGTGCTCGACGCGACCGCCGACAAACCGTCGGGCTACGCCGCCGCGGGCCGCACCGACCGTCGAGTGTCGGCGGTCGCCCAGACCGTCGCGTTCGATGCCCCCGACTGGCTCGTGCCGCGGGCGCTGAACAGCGAACTCCCGGAGTCGGTCCGGGCGTGGGCGCACGCCGACGCGCCCCCTGGTTTCCACGCCACCCACGACGCGGCCTCACGGACCTACACCTACCACCTCCACGCGCCCGCCGCCGACGTCGGCCGGGCCGGCGAGGCGTGCGACCGCCTCGCTGGCGAACACGACTTCCACGACCTCACGACCGACGACCGCAACACCGTCCGGGCGCTCGACGTGAGGGTGGAGCCCGACGGCGAGTTCCTGGTGCTGACCGTGCGGGCGGGCGGCTTCTCGCGGAACCTCGTTCGGCGGGTCGGGGCGCTCGTTCGAGCGGTTGCGACCGGCGAAGCGCCGCTCGCGAAAGTCGACCGGGTGCTCGCGCCCGAACCGCTCGACGGGCCGGAGGGCATCGGCCCTGCGCCAGCGGCGGGGCTGGTCCTGACCGACGTCGAGTATCCCGACCTCGATTTCGAGGTCGACGAGGCGGCCGCGACGAGCGCGCGCGAGGTCTTCGAGGGAAAGCGGGTCGCGGCCACGACCGCCGCGCGAGCGGCGGGCGAGGTCGGCGGCCGGATCGGCTAG
- a CDS encoding DNA-binding protein has product MSGSEEDIEELREQKLEQLKEQQQGGGSQDAQEAQQAQQEQAEAQKKAVLRQNVTDEARQRLNSVKMSKPDFGEKVEQQVFALARSGRLGDKIDDDQMRELLTELKPDRKSFDIKRR; this is encoded by the coding sequence ATGAGCGGCTCCGAGGAAGACATCGAGGAACTCCGCGAACAGAAGCTCGAACAGCTGAAGGAACAACAGCAGGGCGGCGGGTCCCAGGACGCCCAGGAGGCCCAACAGGCCCAGCAAGAACAGGCCGAAGCCCAGAAGAAGGCCGTGCTCCGTCAGAACGTCACCGACGAGGCGCGCCAGCGGCTCAACTCCGTGAAGATGTCGAAACCCGACTTCGGCGAGAAAGTCGAACAGCAGGTGTTCGCGCTCGCGCGCTCGGGTCGGCTCGGCGACAAGATCGACGACGACCAGATGCGCGAACTCCTCACCGAACTCAAACCCGACCGCAAGAGCTTCGACATCAAGCGTCGGTAG
- a CDS encoding daunorubicin resistance protein DrrA family ABC transporter ATP-binding protein: MDAIRIDELTKEFGSVTAVDDLSFSVAEGELFGLIGPNGAGKSTLINMLVTLLGPTSGTARVNGHDIRDETGAVRDSLGIVFQEPALDEELTGVENLAFHARLYGQRKAERDARIPEVLDLVDLAEEGDRPVGEYSGGMQRRLEIGRGLLHEPAVLFLDEPTVGLDARTRRDTWEYIRRMNEESGVTIVLTTHYMEEADALCDRVGIFDEGSLVALDTPENLRDGLGGDVVALGIEGTSTAFRDRLDGRAWVRDYTPTDDGVDVTLAHGETRIVDLVRLADDAGATITSVDLRKPSLENVFLSLTGSTIAEREADGGTGDEADDASSDERRTAVAEAGE; encoded by the coding sequence ATGGACGCGATACGCATCGACGAACTCACCAAGGAGTTCGGGTCGGTCACGGCGGTCGACGACCTCTCGTTCTCGGTGGCCGAGGGCGAATTGTTCGGGCTGATCGGGCCGAACGGCGCGGGGAAGTCCACCCTGATCAACATGCTGGTAACGTTGCTCGGGCCCACGTCCGGAACCGCGCGTGTCAACGGCCACGACATTCGAGACGAGACCGGTGCGGTGCGGGACAGCCTGGGGATCGTCTTTCAGGAACCCGCGCTCGACGAGGAGCTCACGGGCGTAGAGAACCTCGCGTTTCACGCCAGGCTGTACGGCCAGCGGAAGGCCGAACGCGACGCGCGGATCCCCGAGGTGCTCGACCTCGTGGACCTCGCTGAGGAAGGCGACCGACCGGTCGGCGAGTACTCGGGCGGGATGCAGCGCCGCCTCGAGATCGGTCGCGGGTTGCTCCACGAACCCGCCGTCCTCTTCCTCGACGAACCCACCGTCGGGCTCGACGCCCGCACCCGGCGGGACACCTGGGAGTACATCCGTCGGATGAACGAGGAGTCGGGCGTGACGATCGTGCTCACCACCCACTACATGGAGGAGGCCGACGCGCTGTGTGACCGCGTGGGGATCTTCGACGAGGGGAGCCTCGTGGCGCTGGACACGCCCGAGAACCTGCGGGACGGGCTGGGTGGCGACGTCGTCGCGCTCGGTATCGAGGGGACGTCGACGGCGTTTCGCGACCGGCTCGATGGCCGAGCCTGGGTCCGGGACTATACCCCGACCGACGACGGCGTCGACGTCACGCTCGCCCACGGCGAGACCCGGATCGTCGACCTCGTTCGCCTCGCCGACGACGCGGGCGCGACGATCACGTCGGTCGACCTCAGGAAACCAAGCCTCGAAAACGTCTTCCTCTCGCTCACGGGGAGCACGATCGCCGAGCGCGAAGCCGACGGCGGGACGGGTGACGAAGCCGACGACGCGTCGAGCGACGAGCGGCGGACGGCGGTCGCGGAGGCGGGCGAATGA
- the hisS gene encoding histidine--tRNA ligase gives MYDGIKGFRDVYPDEMAARRTAIDELEDTARRYGFREIATPALERAELWTDKSGDDIVEELYAFTDRGGREVAMTPELTPTVARMVVAKQQALSKPIKWVSTRPFWRYEQVQQGRFREFYQTNVDIFGSAEPTADAEVLAYAADALVELGLTSEDFDFRVSHRDILGGVLESIDPEVDTEAAIRAVDKREKLESNEYDGLLRDAGLSTDEAESFDALLDTEEDDLDDLVAFAETERVENAVSNLEAVLAAADDLGAREYCTLSLDTARGLDYYTGVVFECFDTTGEVGRSVFGGGRYDDLIEGFGGQPTPAVGVALGLAPLSLLCQRAGVWPDEALTTDYYVLQVGDTRETAAELTRELRERGHVTETDVAGRSFGAQLEYADSIEAETVVIVGEQDLAEGQYTVKDMESGDQTEVPVEAFPGEYDRPTYDDLA, from the coding sequence ATGTACGACGGCATCAAGGGGTTTCGCGACGTCTACCCCGACGAGATGGCCGCGCGCCGGACGGCCATCGACGAACTCGAAGACACCGCGCGACGGTACGGCTTCCGCGAGATAGCCACCCCGGCCCTCGAACGCGCCGAGCTCTGGACCGACAAGTCCGGCGACGACATCGTCGAGGAGCTCTACGCCTTCACCGACCGCGGCGGCCGTGAGGTGGCGATGACGCCCGAACTCACGCCGACCGTCGCGCGGATGGTCGTCGCGAAACAACAGGCGCTCTCGAAACCGATCAAGTGGGTCTCGACCCGCCCGTTCTGGCGGTACGAGCAGGTCCAACAGGGCCGCTTCCGGGAGTTCTACCAGACCAACGTCGATATCTTCGGCTCCGCGGAGCCGACGGCGGACGCCGAGGTTCTCGCCTACGCCGCCGACGCGCTCGTCGAACTGGGGCTCACGAGCGAGGACTTCGACTTCCGGGTCTCCCACCGCGACATCCTCGGGGGGGTGCTCGAATCCATCGACCCCGAGGTTGACACCGAGGCGGCCATCCGCGCGGTCGACAAACGCGAGAAGCTCGAATCGAACGAGTACGACGGCCTCCTCCGGGACGCGGGCCTCTCGACCGACGAGGCCGAGTCGTTCGACGCGCTGCTCGACACCGAGGAGGACGACCTCGACGACCTCGTGGCTTTCGCCGAAACCGAGCGGGTCGAGAACGCCGTCTCGAACCTCGAAGCCGTGCTCGCGGCCGCCGACGACCTCGGCGCGCGCGAGTACTGCACGCTCTCGCTCGACACCGCTCGTGGACTCGATTACTACACTGGCGTCGTCTTCGAGTGCTTCGACACGACGGGCGAAGTGGGTCGGTCGGTGTTCGGCGGCGGGCGCTACGACGACCTCATCGAGGGCTTCGGCGGCCAGCCTACGCCCGCGGTCGGCGTCGCACTCGGGCTCGCGCCGCTCTCGTTGCTCTGCCAGCGCGCCGGCGTCTGGCCCGACGAGGCGCTGACGACCGACTACTACGTCCTCCAGGTCGGCGACACCCGCGAGACGGCCGCCGAACTCACCCGCGAGTTGCGGGAACGCGGCCACGTCACCGAGACCGACGTCGCGGGCCGGAGCTTCGGGGCCCAACTGGAGTACGCCGACTCGATCGAGGCCGAGACGGTGGTGATCGTGGGCGAGCAGGACCTCGCGGAGGGACAGTACACGGTGAAGGACATGGAGTCGGGCGACCAGACCGAGGTGCCGGTCGAGGCGTTCCCCGGCGAGTACGACCGGCCGACCTACGACGACCTGGCCTGA
- a CDS encoding MFS transporter: MSTIPDRLGIKREVLALAIARMADSVGNSFLIVVLPLYISSGVITGGAGGLGVSLITGVILAAFGFFNSALQPFAGRISDRLGKRKVFVLFGLVVLAVANFTYSLASSYWMLLAIRAAQGIGVAFTIVATIALVNELADDTSRGGNMGTFNTFRLLGFGAGPIAAGTVVHAGPYSVFGVSVTGFDAAFYIASVSAAVSIVLVTLLVEDSDVEPADGSEDTSIAVLDHEGDGVLDPVFTLGVASLFMAIGIALLSAIEPQVNERLGQTAQLFGVEFAAFVLVQVLVQAPIGSASDRIGRKPFILAGLAILVPATLAQGLVTQPWEMIVARATQGLAGAAVFAPALALAGDLARKGASGTQLSVLTMSFGLGTAIGPLSSGFLVRFGYPAPFVFGAALAVVGLVLVYSQVEETVGPGVGESTADGQPTAQD, translated from the coding sequence GTGAGTACGATACCCGACCGACTCGGCATCAAGCGCGAGGTGCTCGCGCTCGCGATCGCCCGGATGGCCGACTCGGTCGGCAACTCGTTTCTGATCGTCGTCCTCCCCCTCTACATCTCGAGCGGCGTCATCACGGGTGGGGCCGGCGGTCTCGGCGTCTCGCTGATCACCGGAGTCATCCTCGCGGCGTTCGGCTTCTTCAACAGCGCGCTCCAGCCGTTCGCCGGCCGTATCTCCGACCGCCTCGGCAAGCGAAAGGTGTTCGTGCTGTTCGGGCTCGTCGTGCTCGCGGTCGCGAACTTCACTTACTCGCTGGCGTCGAGCTACTGGATGCTGCTCGCGATCCGGGCGGCCCAGGGGATCGGCGTCGCCTTCACGATCGTCGCGACGATCGCGCTGGTGAACGAACTCGCCGACGACACGAGCCGTGGCGGGAACATGGGGACGTTCAACACCTTCCGGCTGCTCGGCTTCGGGGCCGGCCCGATCGCCGCCGGAACGGTGGTCCACGCCGGCCCGTACTCGGTGTTCGGGGTCTCGGTGACGGGCTTCGACGCCGCCTTCTACATCGCGTCGGTCTCGGCGGCCGTGAGCATCGTGCTCGTGACGCTGCTCGTGGAGGACTCCGACGTCGAACCCGCCGACGGCTCCGAGGACACCTCGATAGCGGTTCTGGACCACGAGGGCGACGGGGTTCTCGACCCGGTGTTCACCCTCGGGGTCGCCTCGCTGTTCATGGCGATCGGGATCGCGCTGCTCTCGGCGATCGAACCACAGGTCAACGAACGCCTCGGCCAGACTGCCCAGCTCTTCGGCGTCGAGTTCGCGGCGTTCGTGCTGGTGCAGGTGCTGGTCCAAGCCCCGATCGGGAGCGCGAGCGACCGCATCGGCCGCAAGCCGTTCATCCTCGCCGGGCTCGCGATACTCGTGCCGGCCACCCTCGCCCAGGGGCTCGTGACCCAGCCCTGGGAGATGATCGTCGCGCGGGCGACCCAAGGCCTCGCGGGGGCGGCGGTGTTCGCGCCGGCGCTCGCGCTCGCGGGCGACCTCGCGCGGAAGGGGGCGTCCGGTACCCAGCTCTCGGTGCTCACGATGTCGTTCGGCCTCGGCACCGCGATCGGACCACTCTCCTCTGGCTTTCTCGTGCGCTTTGGTTACCCCGCACCGTTCGTCTTCGGCGCGGCGCTCGCGGTGGTCGGGCTCGTACTGGTCTACAGCCAGGTCGAGGAGACCGTCGGCCCCGGCGTGGGCGAGTCAACCGCGGACGGACAGCCGACGGCACAGGACTGA
- a CDS encoding ABC transporter permease — translation MRLVDPLGIYGLWLRDVKRFLRTPSRIVGSLAMPLLFLVFLGFGLDGAAIPGLPAGIDYIEYLVPGILGFSMLFGASFAGLAILSDQDVGFLKEILVAPVSRTSIVLGRTAGGSTTAIVQAALILVVSIPLGFEVTGWLSVPLAAVFLVLIALTFVGFGIVLASQFSDSEGFGLIVQFVVFPLFFLSGAIYPLSGLPRVVQYVAMVNPLTYGVDGLRGALVGASSYPLVVDFGALVVSSVVMVSLGAYLFERVEAV, via the coding sequence ATGAGGCTAGTCGACCCCCTCGGGATCTACGGGCTCTGGCTCCGGGACGTCAAGCGGTTCCTCAGAACCCCCTCACGGATCGTGGGCTCGCTCGCGATGCCGCTGTTGTTCCTCGTCTTCCTCGGGTTCGGCCTCGACGGCGCGGCGATCCCCGGCCTCCCGGCGGGTATCGACTACATCGAGTATCTGGTGCCGGGGATCCTCGGCTTCTCGATGCTGTTCGGGGCCTCGTTCGCGGGCCTCGCGATCCTCTCGGACCAGGACGTGGGCTTTCTGAAGGAGATCCTCGTCGCGCCGGTCAGCCGGACCTCGATCGTGCTGGGACGCACCGCGGGCGGCTCGACCACCGCGATCGTCCAGGCCGCGCTGATCCTCGTGGTGTCGATACCGCTCGGGTTCGAGGTCACGGGCTGGCTCTCGGTCCCGCTCGCGGCGGTGTTTCTGGTGTTGATCGCCCTCACGTTCGTCGGGTTCGGGATCGTGCTCGCCTCGCAGTTCTCCGACAGCGAGGGGTTCGGCCTCATCGTCCAGTTCGTCGTCTTCCCGCTCTTCTTCCTCTCGGGCGCGATCTATCCCCTCTCCGGGCTCCCGCGGGTCGTCCAGTACGTCGCGATGGTCAACCCGCTGACCTACGGCGTCGACGGGCTCCGCGGCGCGCTGGTCGGGGCGTCGTCGTACCCACTGGTCGTGGACTTCGGTGCGCTCGTGGTCTCCTCCGTGGTCATGGTCTCGCTCGGCGCGTACCTCTTCGAACGGGTCGAGGCGGTCTGA
- a CDS encoding M28 family metallopeptidase, translating to MVSEDIDAALGAAWHDDFPWDFLTRLCALDDRLGGGPGERRAGRLVADELDALGLDPRIEPFGMRRWTRGRTEFAVHPPDASGREFEAVALPYSPAADLRAPLVDVGYGTPAEVEAAAVQGKIAVASTDSPAGERHTHRMEKLGHAAAAGARGFVFHNHVRGQLPPTGALQFGHEAPIPGVGVSHETGAWLREYAAGAEAGLRVDATTDDGESRNVVAELGPESDSEVLVMAHYDAHDVGEGALDNGCGVAVALAATRLLTGLDLGSRVRVAAVGCEELGLLGSAALADSLDLDRVKAVVNVDGAGRFRNLRALTHTAEAMADAAERVADDTGQPIETAEGPHPYSDHWPFLRRGIPALQLHSQAPDGGGEWDRGFTHTRADTRDKVDPRNLRTHAMLAALLVRDLTTTDPRPIDTDELRETLREAGAEPGMRAAEVWPPDWD from the coding sequence ATGGTTTCCGAGGACATCGACGCGGCGCTCGGGGCGGCGTGGCACGACGACTTCCCGTGGGACTTCCTCACCCGTCTCTGTGCGCTCGACGACCGCCTCGGCGGCGGCCCCGGCGAGCGCCGTGCGGGTCGGCTCGTCGCGGACGAACTCGACGCGCTCGGCCTCGACCCCCGAATCGAGCCGTTCGGGATGCGCCGCTGGACCCGCGGTCGGACCGAGTTCGCCGTCCACCCACCCGACGCGAGCGGTCGGGAGTTCGAGGCGGTCGCGCTCCCGTACTCGCCCGCCGCCGACCTCCGCGCGCCGCTCGTCGACGTGGGCTACGGCACCCCCGCCGAGGTCGAGGCGGCCGCCGTTCAGGGGAAGATCGCCGTTGCGAGCACCGACTCGCCGGCGGGCGAGCGCCACACCCACCGGATGGAGAAGCTCGGTCACGCCGCGGCGGCCGGCGCACGAGGGTTCGTCTTCCACAACCACGTCCGGGGCCAGCTGCCGCCTACCGGCGCGCTCCAGTTCGGCCACGAGGCCCCGATCCCCGGCGTCGGGGTGAGCCACGAAACCGGCGCGTGGCTCCGGGAGTACGCGGCCGGTGCGGAAGCGGGCCTTCGAGTCGACGCGACCACCGACGACGGCGAGAGTCGGAACGTGGTGGCCGAGCTCGGTCCCGAGTCGGACTCGGAAGTCCTCGTGATGGCCCACTACGACGCCCACGACGTCGGCGAAGGGGCGCTCGACAACGGCTGTGGCGTCGCGGTCGCGCTCGCCGCGACGCGCCTCCTCACCGGGCTCGACCTCGGCTCTCGGGTCCGGGTCGCGGCGGTCGGCTGTGAGGAGCTCGGGCTGCTCGGGAGCGCGGCGCTCGCCGACTCCCTCGACCTCGACCGCGTGAAAGCGGTCGTCAACGTCGACGGCGCGGGCCGGTTCCGGAACCTCCGGGCGCTCACCCACACCGCCGAGGCGATGGCGGACGCCGCGGAGCGCGTCGCAGACGACACCGGCCAACCGATCGAGACGGCCGAGGGACCACACCCCTACAGCGACCACTGGCCGTTTCTCAGGCGGGGGATCCCGGCGCTCCAGCTCCACAGCCAGGCACCGGATGGTGGCGGGGAGTGGGACCGTGGGTTCACCCACACCCGTGCCGACACCCGCGACAAGGTCGACCCGCGGAACCTCCGGACACACGCCATGCTCGCCGCGCTCCTCGTGCGCGACCTCACGACGACCGATCCTCGACCCATCGACACCGACGAACTCCGGGAAACGCTCCGCGAGGCGGGGGCCGAGCCCGGGATGCGCGCGGCCGAGGTCTGGCCCCCCGACTGGGACTAG
- a CDS encoding MBL fold metallo-hydrolase has translation MTEIRPDVHDITVREGNGRFRVYLVDGEVPTLFDCGLADTVDALVAGVDEVGIDPERLVVTHGDGDHVGGFDEVVERYGVETFVPEGTDLDTEHDPDHRYGDGDHIGAFEAVHVAGHTADNHVLIDESRGVAVMGDAVFGSDVRGLPAGYFVLPTAFYSTDLNAADENLERLLDYDFDAGLVYHGSSVTDGAAEKLDAFVNFANKPD, from the coding sequence ATGACCGAGATCCGTCCCGACGTCCACGACATCACGGTTCGGGAAGGCAACGGCCGGTTCCGGGTGTACCTCGTCGACGGCGAGGTGCCGACGCTGTTCGACTGTGGGCTCGCCGACACCGTCGATGCGCTCGTCGCGGGCGTCGACGAGGTGGGGATCGACCCCGAACGCCTCGTCGTCACCCACGGCGACGGCGACCACGTCGGGGGGTTCGACGAGGTGGTCGAGCGCTACGGCGTCGAGACGTTCGTCCCCGAGGGAACCGACCTCGACACCGAACACGACCCCGACCACCGCTACGGCGACGGCGACCACATCGGGGCGTTCGAGGCGGTCCACGTCGCCGGTCACACCGCGGACAACCACGTCCTGATCGACGAGTCACGCGGCGTCGCGGTGATGGGCGATGCGGTCTTCGGCTCGGACGTACGCGGCCTGCCGGCGGGCTACTTCGTCCTGCCGACCGCGTTCTACTCGACCGACCTGAACGCGGCCGACGAGAACCTGGAACGATTGCTCGACTACGACTTCGACGCCGGCCTCGTCTATCACGGCTCCTCGGTCACCGACGGGGCCGCCGAGAAACTCGACGCGTTCGTGAACTTCGCGAACAAACCCGACTGA